The proteins below come from a single Gossypium raimondii isolate GPD5lz chromosome 2, ASM2569854v1, whole genome shotgun sequence genomic window:
- the LOC105789075 gene encoding uncharacterized protein LOC105789075, translated as MEMQGGKMEKDFVLQWGNRKRLRCFNKLKKQHQHQFGNSGGDGGTSTTPHSLPLPNKKMGSSPVANRLKMNSDLGTNKSRSALTSPEKEDRYYATRGSGSIVLEDNNTKVLMDHHHVKEDKGTVWPRLFTTLSNKEKEQDFMAMKGCKLPQRPKKRAKLIQRSILLVSPGTWLSDLCQERYQVREKKTSKKKPRGLKAMGSVESDSERD; from the exons ATGGAAATGCAAGGTGGGAAAATGGAGAAAGATTTCGTGTTGCAATGGGGAAACAGAAAGAGGCTAAGATGTTTCAACAAGCTTAAAAAACAGCACCAGCATCAGTTTGGCAACAGCGGCGGCGACGGCGGCACCTCTACCACGCCGCACTCCTTACCTCTGCCCAACAAGAAGATGGGCTCCTCGCCTGTTGCCAATCGTCTCAAAAT GAATTCGGATTTGGGAACAAATAAGTCAAGATCGGCATTGACATCTCCGGAGAAGGAAGATAGGTACTATGCAACAAGGGGATCGGGTTCCATAGTGTTGGAAGACAATAATACCAAGGTTTTGATGGATCACCACCATGTTAAGGAAGATAAAGGGACTGTGTGGCCCAGATTGTTCACCACATTAtctaataaagaaaaagaacaggATTTCATGGCAATGAAGGGATGTAAGCTTCCTCAAAGGCCGAAGAAAAGGGCAAAGTTGATCCAGAGAAGCATTCTC TTGGTGAGCCCAGGGACATGGCTATCAGACCTGTGCCAGGAGAGGTATCAAGTCAGGGAGAAGAAAACTTCAAAGAAG AAACCTAGAGGATTGAAGGCCATGGGAAGTGTGGAAAGTGATTCTGAAAGAGATTGA